Proteins from a single region of Fundidesulfovibrio putealis DSM 16056:
- a CDS encoding UbiD family decarboxylase, which yields MSYRNLSECLRDLEATGQLRRIDVEVDADQQVAAIQRRVFQAKGPAILFTRVKGTPFPMVGNIFGTMKRTKFIFRKTLGAIESLFRLKLDPMEAFKRPWRHLGVPAALIHALPRRVKDGPVLANQTRISQLPQLKSWPGDGGGYVTLPQVYTESLAQPGFARSNIGMYRVQLTGQHFEPDREIGLHYQIHRGIGHHHGEALARGESLKVNIFVGGPPSMTVAAVMPLPEGMPELFFAGALGGRRMDMITQPGGLPILAEADFCITGRIAMGRELPEGPFGDHLGYYSLAHDFPVLTVDKVYHRPDAVWPFTTVGRPPQEDTVFGAFIHELTAPLVSTVFSGVHEVHAVDEAGVHPLLLAIGSERYVPYAAERTPQELITNALSLLGNTQTSLSKYVLIAAREDAPSLHCHDVRAFFRHLLERIDPARDLHFITRTTMDTLDYSGISLNQGSKVVIAITGEKRRELGREMPTGLKLAQGFSHPCLFAPGILVMQGPAHARGRDEHDPLLQELARSMTAEAGLEGFPLVVVADDAPFTAASWANFLWVTFTRSDPATDTYGVGEFIHCKHWGCQGPIIIDGRLKTYHAPPLDPDPDAEKFADSLGAPGGPLHGII from the coding sequence ATGAGCTATAGAAATCTCTCCGAGTGTCTGCGGGACCTGGAAGCTACAGGGCAGCTCAGGCGCATCGACGTGGAGGTCGACGCCGACCAGCAGGTCGCGGCGATCCAGCGGCGGGTTTTCCAGGCGAAAGGCCCGGCCATCCTGTTCACCCGCGTCAAGGGCACCCCCTTCCCCATGGTCGGGAACATCTTCGGGACCATGAAGCGGACCAAATTCATCTTCCGCAAGACCCTGGGCGCCATCGAGAGCCTCTTCAGGCTGAAGCTCGACCCCATGGAGGCCTTCAAGCGCCCGTGGCGCCATCTCGGCGTCCCGGCGGCCCTGATCCATGCCTTGCCCAGGCGTGTCAAGGACGGGCCGGTGCTGGCGAACCAGACGCGCATATCGCAGCTTCCGCAGCTCAAGTCCTGGCCCGGCGACGGCGGCGGCTACGTGACGCTGCCCCAGGTCTACACCGAGAGCCTGGCCCAGCCGGGGTTCGCCCGCTCCAACATCGGCATGTACCGGGTGCAGCTCACCGGCCAGCACTTCGAGCCAGACCGGGAAATCGGCCTGCACTACCAGATCCACCGGGGCATCGGGCATCATCACGGCGAGGCCCTGGCCCGTGGCGAATCGCTCAAGGTGAACATCTTCGTGGGCGGCCCCCCCTCCATGACCGTGGCTGCGGTCATGCCGCTGCCGGAAGGCATGCCGGAGCTCTTCTTCGCCGGGGCGCTGGGCGGCCGCAGGATGGACATGATCACCCAGCCGGGCGGACTGCCCATCCTGGCCGAGGCGGACTTCTGCATCACAGGCCGGATCGCCATGGGCCGCGAGCTCCCGGAAGGCCCCTTCGGCGACCACCTCGGCTATTACAGCCTGGCCCACGATTTCCCGGTGCTGACGGTGGACAAGGTCTACCACAGGCCGGACGCGGTCTGGCCCTTCACCACTGTGGGCAGGCCGCCCCAGGAGGACACGGTCTTCGGCGCGTTCATCCACGAGCTGACCGCGCCGCTGGTGTCCACCGTGTTCAGCGGCGTCCACGAAGTCCACGCCGTGGACGAGGCCGGAGTCCATCCGCTGCTGCTGGCCATCGGCAGCGAGCGCTACGTGCCCTACGCCGCCGAGAGGACGCCCCAGGAGCTCATCACCAACGCCCTCTCGCTGCTGGGCAACACGCAGACCTCGCTCTCCAAGTACGTGCTCATCGCAGCCAGGGAGGATGCCCCCTCGCTGCACTGCCACGACGTCAGGGCCTTCTTCCGGCACCTGCTGGAGCGCATCGACCCGGCCAGGGACCTCCATTTCATCACCCGCACCACCATGGACACACTGGACTACTCGGGCATCAGCCTCAACCAGGGGTCCAAGGTGGTCATCGCGATCACCGGCGAGAAGCGCAGGGAGCTCGGGCGGGAGATGCCCACGGGGCTCAAGCTCGCCCAGGGATTCAGCCATCCCTGCCTCTTCGCGCCGGGCATTCTGGTGATGCAGGGTCCAGCCCACGCCAGGGGTCGCGACGAGCACGACCCGCTCCTGCAGGAGCTGGCCCGGTCCATGACCGCCGAGGCGGGGCTGGAAGGCTTCCCCCTGGTGGTGGTGGCGGACGACGCGCCGTTCACGGCCGCATCCTGGGCGAACTTCCTGTGGGTGACCTTCACCCGCTCCGACCCGGCCACGGACACCTACGGCGTGGGCGAATTCATCCACTGCAAGCACTGGGGATGCCAGGGGCCGATCATCATCGACGGGCGGCTGAAGACCTACCACGCCCCCCCCCTCGATCCCGACCCGGATGCGGAGAAGTTCGCGGACAGCCTGGGTGCGCCGGGCGGCCCGCTCCACGGCATCATTTAG